In the genome of Drosophila pseudoobscura strain MV-25-SWS-2005 chromosome 3, UCI_Dpse_MV25, whole genome shotgun sequence, one region contains:
- the mahj gene encoding protein mahjong isoform X1 produces the protein MSEGGENGNEALAGAAQEDVDAEAEREAIIAMAEAVAIAYESDDDNDDEAAAEEAGAEEDAMSGGDAEAAEENESDSSPAADDAFGNQEEDAAADRRSSTKKELTQIIDRWEQQQTQSGYDPVPTLKSLAEIFEREKDAYMRKDPDPLDSRHPYRADPSCQYGLLLKLLFRKDVFMGKLLNDYLRENYFSRQTISRSSLELNILACRLILEIMPGLETTAVFQTANDDGTINRIYSWAEDSIEPLQSYATGLLAEAMEVSDIAINYRDQNMRLVPKMIKRLHMLLAISKSASADHPSALNYSADSSASGGLLCWMACGNGASAPQSPQHNGSGIASSNHGDASNMSILFENSRDAFSQSRYYKRMYIPLHPPTADASQKLIMRFLTSLGEYQEFLAMAFENNVMQLIFGYLENLDRRDTCLAYEVLKYLASLLCHKKFALEFISHGGLELLLKVPRPSLATTGVSIAIYYLAYCEDAMERICSMQRPLISELVRYALWILGRCHDSSKCHATMFFSLSFQFKVILDEFDAQDGLRKLYNVISVLKILDPSQNDSDNDSDINDDVECASRQMVRHVCVALKRYMEAHFFFKYNSFLSQHYATSTSPSSAHYFNQNPTVAAKLTFDQLHEQIRTLQEHTSIRGHWQPVDQLMKLGGISMLLRIIAFSYDWVNSGRSETVRSALDALSVCCVIPRVYVVLCERIQMLDKTTTSGFCSVLGAAAGEITSDAEVLKSALAVLCHCVCSPIIRKDSGNSLIKFGSSSKRNKANHKYAEELIEKVWESVCSNNGIVVLLSLMQTKGPITDADCIRGMACRALAGLARSDRVRQIVSKLPLFAGGQLQCLMRDPILQEKRAEHVIFQKYALELLERVSGKTKALNNPLDPSLSNMHKANVIAQTRIQYNEQQLYQLIFEHLESKGLSQTAQMLQREVGLPLQTPTTRSFHQSPFDYKALCSGSSISRSRLRSRMQDVNAAIMSNGEMNRSYNEDSPYGGASTSTASIPNFSSISVQTPIKIRRTERSISSVGRSIQKQIAEPGCSAIGLPEDFASSVPLHPKRVTLNTIVTEYLTNQHSLCNNPVTTCPQFDLYEPHKCPDPRPSRLLSSNYNLTSRHFRTQAGFTTGRFDRRYVHTHFSPWRTIRSAEYEDLEFTCCDLVGKYIIVGTQQGDGRVFNMNDGVEQFYSNCHNFSVDAIKANRAGDLVITSSFWRTPTSILWSIADNEFKLKLTLSDVTYCEFSQTSQDRLLGTQNECATLFDINTGSKLSTFTPTIPNQYTKNRATLCRTDELVLSDGVLWDVRSGKEIHKFDKFNQCISGVFHPNCLEIISNTEVWDLRTFHLLQTVPVLDQRNCTFSPMHVIYGASLGTDRDHDMDTTTYDTSFNVLDAYDYSSIATIDVKRNINDLSVSANGSLIAVVEDYSGYESKQETYVKIYAVGVKKSERSEEEDDEEVPESDEDGSDTGSENTFALGPNFLQFPMLRNFNSSSNDDDGDDMDNDGYDIVDLLDSDDDDEEDDDGDGDGDGDDDIDMELLSDAGLDVAFDDGSSDD, from the exons ATGTCAGAGGGCGGTGAAAACGGTAACGAGGCGCTGGCCGGGGCGGCGCAGGAGGACGTTGATGCGGAAGCCGAGAGAGAGGCTATCATAGCGATGGCCGAAGCTGTGGCAATTGCATACGAAAGCgacgatgataatgatgatgaggcAGCCGCAGAAGAGGCAGGAGCAGAGGAGGATGCCATGAGCGGTGGTGATGCGGAAGCCGCTGAGGAAAACGAGAGCGACAGCAGCCCCGCCGCCGACGATGCCTTTGGCAATCAAGAAGAAGACGCAGCCGCCGATAGGCGCTCGTCCACCAAGAAAGAGCTGACGCAAATCATCGACCgctgggagcagcagcagactcaAAGTGGCTACGATCCCGTGCCCACTCTGAAGAG TCTGGCGGAGATTTTTGAGCGCGAAAAGGACGCCTACATGCGCAAGGATCCGGATCCCTTGGACTCGAGGCATCCATATCGCGCCGATCCCAGCTGCCAGTATGGGCTGCTCCTCAAGTTGCTCTTCCGCAAAGATGTGTTCATGGGGAAG TTGCTAAACGACTATCTGCGCGAGAACTACTTCAGTCGCCAGACCATCAGTCGCAGCTCCCTGGAGCTGAACATCCTGGCGTGCCGCCTCATCCTGGAGATTATGCCAGGTCTGGAGACAACTGCCGTCTTCCAGACAGCCAACGACGATGGCACTATCAATCGCATCTACAGCTGGGCGGAGGACAGCATCGAGCCGCTCCAGAGCTATGCAACCGGACTTCTTGCCGAGGCCATGGAGGTCAGCGACATTGCGATCAACTATCGCGATCAGAACATGCGTCTGGTACCCAAGATGATCAAGCGCCTGCACATGCTTCTGGCCATAAGCAAAAGCGCCTCAGCGGACCACCCATCGGCGCTAAACTATTCAGCCGACAGCAGCGCCTCTGGCGGACTGCTCTGTTGGATGGCCTGCGGCAACGGAGCGTCGGCTCCGCAGTCGCCGCAGCACAACGGAAGCGGCATTGCGAGCTCAAACCATGGCGATGCCTCCAACATGTCGATTCTCTTCGAGAACAGCCGCGATGCTTTCTCCCAGTCGCGCTACTACAAGCGGATGTACATACCGCTGCACCCGCCAACGGCCGATGCCAGCCAAAAGCTGATCATGCGGTTCCTCACCAGCCTCGGCGAGTACCAGGAATTCCTGGCCATGGCCTTCGAGAACAACGTGATGCAGCTGATATTCGGCTATCTGGAGAACCTCGATCGCCGCGACACTTGCCTCGCTTACGAGGTGCTGAAGTACTTGGCCTCCCTGCTTTGCCACAAGAAATTCGCTCTGGAGTTTATATCCCACGGCGGCCTGGAG CTGCTGCTGAAAGTACCGCGCCCTAGTCTGGCCACCACGGGCGTGTCCATTGCCATTTACTATCTGGCGTACTGCGAGGATGCCATGGAGCGGATATGCAGCATGCAGCGTCCCCTCATCTCGGAGCTGGTGCGCTACGCGTTGTGGATATTGGGTCGCTGCCACGACTCCTCCAAGTGCCATGCCACCATGTTCTTCAGCCTGAGCTTCCAGTTCAAGGTGATTCTGGACGAGTTCGATGCCCAAGATGGTCTCCGTAAACTCTACAATGTT ATATCCGTGCTGAAGATACTCGATCCCAGCCAGAATGACAGCGACAACGATTCGGATATCAACGATGATGTGGAGTGCGCCTCCCGCCAGATGGTGCGTCACGTGTGCGTGGCCCTCAAGCGCTATATGGAGGCGCATTTCTTCTTCAAGTACAACAGCTTCCTGTCGCAGCACTATGCGACCTCCACCTCTCCGTCGTCGGCGCACTACTTCAACCAGAACCCCACAGTGGCGGCCAAACTCACCTTCGACCAGTTGCACGAGCAGATACGCACTCTCCAGGAGCACACATCGATCCGCGGCCACTGGCAGCCCGTGGACCAGCTGATGAAGCTGGGCGGCATCTCAATGCTGCTGCGAATCATAGCCTTCAGCTACGACTGGGTGAACAGCGGTCGCTCGGAGACGGTTCGGTCTGCATTGGATGCGCTAAGCGTGTGCTGTGTGATTCCCCGGGTCTATGTGGTGCTGTGCGAGCGCATACAGATGCTGGACAAGACGACCACCTCGGGCTTCTGCTCGGTTCTGGGAGCGGCAGCCGGAGAAATCACCTCCGACGCCGAGGTGCTGAAGTCGGCTCTGGCCGTGCTCTGTCACTGCGTCTGCTCGCCGATCATACGCAAGGACAGCGGAAACAGCCTGATCAAGTTTGGCAGCTCCTCTAAAAGGAACAAGGCCAACCACAAGTATGCCGAGGAGCTGATCGAGAAGGTGTGGGAGTCGGTCTGCTCCAACAATGGGATTGTGGTCCTGCTCTCCCTGATGCAGACCAAGGGCCCCATCACAGATGCGGACTGCATTAGAGGAATGGCCTGCCGAGCTCTGGCCGGTCTGGCCAGATCAGACCGCGTCAGGCAGATCGTCAGCAAGCTTCCCCTGTTCGCCGGTGGGCAGCTGCAGTGCCTGATGAGGGATCCCATTCTGCAGGAGAAGAGAGCCGAGCATGTGATCTTCCAGAAATACGCCCTCGAGCTGCTCGAGCGCGTATCGGGCAAGACCAAGGCGCTGAACAATCCGCTGGATCCATCGCTCTCCAACATGCACAAGGCAAACGTGATTGCCCAGACCCGCATCCAGTACAACGAGCAGCAGCTCTACCAGCTGATCTTCGAGCACCTGGAGAGCAAAGGCCTCTCGCAGACCGCCCAGATGCTGCAGCGCGAGGTGGGGCTTCCGTTGCAGACTCCCACCACCAGGAGTTTCCATCAGTCGCCTTTCGACTACAAAGCTCTCTGCAGTGGCAGCTCCATTTCCAGGAGTCGCCTGAGGAGCCGCATGCAGGACGTGAATGCGGCAATCATGTCGAATGGCGAGATGAATCGGAGTTATAACGAGGACTCGCCCTACGGCGGGGCTAGCACCTCCACAGCCAGCATACCCAACTTTAGTAGCATCTCCGTCCAAACGCCGATCAAGATACGGAGGACTGAGCGCTCCATCAGCTCTGTGGGCCGCTCCATACAGAAGCAGATTGCCGAGCCCGGCTGTAGCGCTATAGGTCTGCCGGAAGACTTCGCCTCCTCGGTTCCCCTACACCCGAAGCGGGTGACCCTCAACACGATCGTGACGGAGTATCTAACCAACCAGCACTCGCTGTGCAACAACCCGGTGACGACCTGCCCGCAGTTTGATCTGTACGAGCCGCACAAGTGCCCCGATCCACGGCCCAGCCGCTTGCTCAGCTCCAACTACAATCTGACGAGTCGACACTTCCGCACCCAGGCAGGCTTCACCACGGGACGCTTTGACCGGCGGTATGTGCACACGCACTTCTCTCCCTGGCGCACCATTCGGTCGGCTGAGTACGAGGATCTGGAGTTCACCTGCTGCGACCTCGTGGGCAAGTACATCATCGTGGGCACCCAGCAGGGCGATGGTCGGGTCTTCAACATGAACGACGGCGTCGAGCAGTTCTACTCCAACTGTCACAACTTCAGTGTAGATGCGATCAAGGCCAACCGAGCTGGGGACCTGGTCATCACATCAAGCTTCTGGCGTACTCCCACCAGCATCCTATGGTCCATTGCGGACAACGAGTTCAAGTTAAAGCTGACTCTATCCGATGTCACATACTGCGAGTTCAGTCAGACCTCGCAGGATCGCCTCTTGGGTACACAGAACGAG TGTGCCACGCTCTTCGACATCAACACGGGCTCCAAGCTGTCCACCTTCACCCCCACCATACCCAACCAGTATACTAAGAACCGCGCCACGCTTTGCCGCACCGACGAACTGGTTTTGTCAG ATGGTGTGCTCTGGGATGTGCGTTCCGGCAAGGAGATCCACAagtttgacaaattcaatcaGTGTATATCCGGAGTCTTCCATCCAAACTGCCTGGAG attatatccaacactgaGGTGTGGGACCTGCGCACTTTCCATCTGCTGCAGACGGTGCCAGTTCTGGATCAACGCAATTGCACGTTCTCGCCAATGCATGTGATTTATGGGGCCAGCCTGGGAACGGACAGGGACCACGACATGGACACCACCACCTATGATACGAGCTTCAATGTGCTTGACGCCTACGACTACTCGAGTATAGCCACCATCGACGTGAAGCGGAACATCAATGACCTGAGCGTCAGTGCGAACGGGAGTCTGATTGCCGTGGTCGAGGATTACAGTGGCTACGAATCGAAGCAGGAGACTTATGTGAAGATCTATGCGGTTGGCGTGAAAAAGAGCGAGCGATCGGAAGAG GAAGATGATGAGGAGGTGCCCGAATCTGATGAGGACGGCTCCGATACGGGTTCCGAAAACA CATTTGCTCTAGGTCCGAATTTTCTGCAATTTCCGATGCTTCGCAATTTTAACTCTTCGAGCAACGATGATGACGGGGATGATATGGATAATGACGGATATGATATAGTCGATCTTCTCGACtctgatgacgatgatgaggaggacgatgatggcgatggcgatggtgaCGGTGATGACGATATCGATATGGAGCTCTTATCCGATGCCGGTCTCGATGTCGCCTTCGACGACGGCAGCAGTGATG ATTGA
- the LOC4803706 gene encoding protein TEX261, which translates to MGFLYILGWISLGIQITFLTLSIVAGLYYLAELAEEYTTQARRCILFMISFTIFVYIMLMIFEEFPWSMLLCGFVAQGFHLSIMGGFPFIRLLSVPFLGSLVMLVVNHFLAFQYFTTVYVPFTQVLAYFTVCMWIVPFALFVSLSANDSVLPTVNEQSRRSPDVVSNYFSRNKKQGLLSLFNYMKEQLLPARSKKAF; encoded by the exons ATGGGTTTCCTGTATATTCTGGGATGGATATCCCTTGGTATCCAGATCACGTTCCTTACTCTGTCCATAG TGGCAGGACTTTACTATTTGGCGGAACTCGCGGAAGAGTACACGACACAGGCGCGGCGGTGCATTCTGTTCATGATCAGCTTTACAATCTTTGTGTACATCATGCTGATGATTTTCGAGGAGTTCCCCTGGAGCATGCTGCTGTGCGGCTTTGTGGCGCAAGGCTTCCACCTGTCGATAATGGGAGGTTTTCCATTCATACGCCTGCTGTCTGTGCCCTTCCTGGGCTCCCTCGTCATGCTGGTGGTCAATCATTTCCTAGCATTTCAGTATTTCACCACCGTCTATGTGCCTTTCACTCAG GTGCTTGCCTACTTCACCGTTTGCATGTGGATCGTGCCCTTCGCCCTGTTCGTCTCGCTCAGTGCCAACGACAGCGTCCTGCCCACGGTGAATGAGCAGAGCAGACGGAGCCCGGACGTGGTCAGCAATTATTTCTCGCGGAACAAGAAACAGGGGCTGCTCTCCCTTTTCAACTATATGAAGGAGCAGCTGCTCCCAGCGCGGAGCAAGAAGGCGTTTTAG
- the mahj gene encoding protein mahjong isoform X2 produces MSEGGENGNEALAGAAQEDVDAEAEREAIIAMAEAVAIAYESDDDNDDEAAAEEAGAEEDAMSGGDAEAAEENESDSSPAADDAFGNQEEDAAADRRSSTKKELTQIIDRWEQQQTQSGYDPVPTLKSLAEIFEREKDAYMRKDPDPLDSRHPYRADPSCQYGLLLKLLFRKDVFMGKLLNDYLRENYFSRQTISRSSLELNILACRLILEIMPGLETTAVFQTANDDGTINRIYSWAEDSIEPLQSYATGLLAEAMEVSDIAINYRDQNMRLVPKMIKRLHMLLAISKSASADHPSALNYSADSSASGGLLCWMACGNGASAPQSPQHNGSGIASSNHGDASNMSILFENSRDAFSQSRYYKRMYIPLHPPTADASQKLIMRFLTSLGEYQEFLAMAFENNVMQLIFGYLENLDRRDTCLAYEVLKYLASLLCHKKFALEFISHGGLELLLKVPRPSLATTGVSIAIYYLAYCEDAMERICSMQRPLISELVRYALWILGRCHDSSKCHATMFFSLSFQFKVILDEFDAQDGLRKLYNVISVLKILDPSQNDSDNDSDINDDVECASRQMVRHVCVALKRYMEAHFFFKYNSFLSQHYATSTSPSSAHYFNQNPTVAAKLTFDQLHEQIRTLQEHTSIRGHWQPVDQLMKLGGISMLLRIIAFSYDWVNSGRSETVRSALDALSVCCVIPRVYVVLCERIQMLDKTTTSGFCSVLGAAAGEITSDAEVLKSALAVLCHCVCSPIIRKDSGNSLIKFGSSSKRNKANHKYAEELIEKVWESVCSNNGIVVLLSLMQTKGPITDADCIRGMACRALAGLARSDRVRQIVSKLPLFAGGQLQCLMRDPILQEKRAEHVIFQKYALELLERVSGKTKALNNPLDPSLSNMHKANVIAQTRIQYNEQQLYQLIFEHLESKGLSQTAQMLQREVGLPLQTPTTRSFHQSPFDYKALCSGSSISRSRLRSRMQDVNAAIMSNGEMNRSYNEDSPYGGASTSTASIPNFSSISVQTPIKIRRTERSISSVGRSIQKQIAEPGCSAIGLPEDFASSVPLHPKRVTLNTIVTEYLTNQHSLCNNPVTTCPQFDLYEPHKCPDPRPSRLLSSNYNLTSRHFRTQAGFTTGRFDRRYVHTHFSPWRTIRSAEYEDLEFTCCDLVGKYIIVGTQQGDGRVFNMNDGVEQFYSNCHNFSVDAIKANRAGDLVITSSFWRTPTSILWSIADNEFKLKLTLSDVTYCEFSQTSQDRLLGTQNECATLFDINTGSKLSTFTPTIPNQYTKNRATLCRTDELVLSDGVLWDVRSGKEIHKFDKFNQCISGVFHPNCLEIISNTEVWDLRTFHLLQTVPVLDQRNCTFSPMHVIYGASLGTDRDHDMDTTTYDTSFNVLDAYDYSSIATIDVKRNINDLSVSANGSLIAVVEDYSGYESKQETYVKIYAVGVKKSERSEEEDDEEVPESDEDGSDTGSENSPNFLQFPMLRNFNSSSNDDDGDDMDNDGYDIVDLLDSDDDDEEDDDGDGDGDGDDDIDMELLSDAGLDVAFDDGSSDD; encoded by the exons ATGTCAGAGGGCGGTGAAAACGGTAACGAGGCGCTGGCCGGGGCGGCGCAGGAGGACGTTGATGCGGAAGCCGAGAGAGAGGCTATCATAGCGATGGCCGAAGCTGTGGCAATTGCATACGAAAGCgacgatgataatgatgatgaggcAGCCGCAGAAGAGGCAGGAGCAGAGGAGGATGCCATGAGCGGTGGTGATGCGGAAGCCGCTGAGGAAAACGAGAGCGACAGCAGCCCCGCCGCCGACGATGCCTTTGGCAATCAAGAAGAAGACGCAGCCGCCGATAGGCGCTCGTCCACCAAGAAAGAGCTGACGCAAATCATCGACCgctgggagcagcagcagactcaAAGTGGCTACGATCCCGTGCCCACTCTGAAGAG TCTGGCGGAGATTTTTGAGCGCGAAAAGGACGCCTACATGCGCAAGGATCCGGATCCCTTGGACTCGAGGCATCCATATCGCGCCGATCCCAGCTGCCAGTATGGGCTGCTCCTCAAGTTGCTCTTCCGCAAAGATGTGTTCATGGGGAAG TTGCTAAACGACTATCTGCGCGAGAACTACTTCAGTCGCCAGACCATCAGTCGCAGCTCCCTGGAGCTGAACATCCTGGCGTGCCGCCTCATCCTGGAGATTATGCCAGGTCTGGAGACAACTGCCGTCTTCCAGACAGCCAACGACGATGGCACTATCAATCGCATCTACAGCTGGGCGGAGGACAGCATCGAGCCGCTCCAGAGCTATGCAACCGGACTTCTTGCCGAGGCCATGGAGGTCAGCGACATTGCGATCAACTATCGCGATCAGAACATGCGTCTGGTACCCAAGATGATCAAGCGCCTGCACATGCTTCTGGCCATAAGCAAAAGCGCCTCAGCGGACCACCCATCGGCGCTAAACTATTCAGCCGACAGCAGCGCCTCTGGCGGACTGCTCTGTTGGATGGCCTGCGGCAACGGAGCGTCGGCTCCGCAGTCGCCGCAGCACAACGGAAGCGGCATTGCGAGCTCAAACCATGGCGATGCCTCCAACATGTCGATTCTCTTCGAGAACAGCCGCGATGCTTTCTCCCAGTCGCGCTACTACAAGCGGATGTACATACCGCTGCACCCGCCAACGGCCGATGCCAGCCAAAAGCTGATCATGCGGTTCCTCACCAGCCTCGGCGAGTACCAGGAATTCCTGGCCATGGCCTTCGAGAACAACGTGATGCAGCTGATATTCGGCTATCTGGAGAACCTCGATCGCCGCGACACTTGCCTCGCTTACGAGGTGCTGAAGTACTTGGCCTCCCTGCTTTGCCACAAGAAATTCGCTCTGGAGTTTATATCCCACGGCGGCCTGGAG CTGCTGCTGAAAGTACCGCGCCCTAGTCTGGCCACCACGGGCGTGTCCATTGCCATTTACTATCTGGCGTACTGCGAGGATGCCATGGAGCGGATATGCAGCATGCAGCGTCCCCTCATCTCGGAGCTGGTGCGCTACGCGTTGTGGATATTGGGTCGCTGCCACGACTCCTCCAAGTGCCATGCCACCATGTTCTTCAGCCTGAGCTTCCAGTTCAAGGTGATTCTGGACGAGTTCGATGCCCAAGATGGTCTCCGTAAACTCTACAATGTT ATATCCGTGCTGAAGATACTCGATCCCAGCCAGAATGACAGCGACAACGATTCGGATATCAACGATGATGTGGAGTGCGCCTCCCGCCAGATGGTGCGTCACGTGTGCGTGGCCCTCAAGCGCTATATGGAGGCGCATTTCTTCTTCAAGTACAACAGCTTCCTGTCGCAGCACTATGCGACCTCCACCTCTCCGTCGTCGGCGCACTACTTCAACCAGAACCCCACAGTGGCGGCCAAACTCACCTTCGACCAGTTGCACGAGCAGATACGCACTCTCCAGGAGCACACATCGATCCGCGGCCACTGGCAGCCCGTGGACCAGCTGATGAAGCTGGGCGGCATCTCAATGCTGCTGCGAATCATAGCCTTCAGCTACGACTGGGTGAACAGCGGTCGCTCGGAGACGGTTCGGTCTGCATTGGATGCGCTAAGCGTGTGCTGTGTGATTCCCCGGGTCTATGTGGTGCTGTGCGAGCGCATACAGATGCTGGACAAGACGACCACCTCGGGCTTCTGCTCGGTTCTGGGAGCGGCAGCCGGAGAAATCACCTCCGACGCCGAGGTGCTGAAGTCGGCTCTGGCCGTGCTCTGTCACTGCGTCTGCTCGCCGATCATACGCAAGGACAGCGGAAACAGCCTGATCAAGTTTGGCAGCTCCTCTAAAAGGAACAAGGCCAACCACAAGTATGCCGAGGAGCTGATCGAGAAGGTGTGGGAGTCGGTCTGCTCCAACAATGGGATTGTGGTCCTGCTCTCCCTGATGCAGACCAAGGGCCCCATCACAGATGCGGACTGCATTAGAGGAATGGCCTGCCGAGCTCTGGCCGGTCTGGCCAGATCAGACCGCGTCAGGCAGATCGTCAGCAAGCTTCCCCTGTTCGCCGGTGGGCAGCTGCAGTGCCTGATGAGGGATCCCATTCTGCAGGAGAAGAGAGCCGAGCATGTGATCTTCCAGAAATACGCCCTCGAGCTGCTCGAGCGCGTATCGGGCAAGACCAAGGCGCTGAACAATCCGCTGGATCCATCGCTCTCCAACATGCACAAGGCAAACGTGATTGCCCAGACCCGCATCCAGTACAACGAGCAGCAGCTCTACCAGCTGATCTTCGAGCACCTGGAGAGCAAAGGCCTCTCGCAGACCGCCCAGATGCTGCAGCGCGAGGTGGGGCTTCCGTTGCAGACTCCCACCACCAGGAGTTTCCATCAGTCGCCTTTCGACTACAAAGCTCTCTGCAGTGGCAGCTCCATTTCCAGGAGTCGCCTGAGGAGCCGCATGCAGGACGTGAATGCGGCAATCATGTCGAATGGCGAGATGAATCGGAGTTATAACGAGGACTCGCCCTACGGCGGGGCTAGCACCTCCACAGCCAGCATACCCAACTTTAGTAGCATCTCCGTCCAAACGCCGATCAAGATACGGAGGACTGAGCGCTCCATCAGCTCTGTGGGCCGCTCCATACAGAAGCAGATTGCCGAGCCCGGCTGTAGCGCTATAGGTCTGCCGGAAGACTTCGCCTCCTCGGTTCCCCTACACCCGAAGCGGGTGACCCTCAACACGATCGTGACGGAGTATCTAACCAACCAGCACTCGCTGTGCAACAACCCGGTGACGACCTGCCCGCAGTTTGATCTGTACGAGCCGCACAAGTGCCCCGATCCACGGCCCAGCCGCTTGCTCAGCTCCAACTACAATCTGACGAGTCGACACTTCCGCACCCAGGCAGGCTTCACCACGGGACGCTTTGACCGGCGGTATGTGCACACGCACTTCTCTCCCTGGCGCACCATTCGGTCGGCTGAGTACGAGGATCTGGAGTTCACCTGCTGCGACCTCGTGGGCAAGTACATCATCGTGGGCACCCAGCAGGGCGATGGTCGGGTCTTCAACATGAACGACGGCGTCGAGCAGTTCTACTCCAACTGTCACAACTTCAGTGTAGATGCGATCAAGGCCAACCGAGCTGGGGACCTGGTCATCACATCAAGCTTCTGGCGTACTCCCACCAGCATCCTATGGTCCATTGCGGACAACGAGTTCAAGTTAAAGCTGACTCTATCCGATGTCACATACTGCGAGTTCAGTCAGACCTCGCAGGATCGCCTCTTGGGTACACAGAACGAG TGTGCCACGCTCTTCGACATCAACACGGGCTCCAAGCTGTCCACCTTCACCCCCACCATACCCAACCAGTATACTAAGAACCGCGCCACGCTTTGCCGCACCGACGAACTGGTTTTGTCAG ATGGTGTGCTCTGGGATGTGCGTTCCGGCAAGGAGATCCACAagtttgacaaattcaatcaGTGTATATCCGGAGTCTTCCATCCAAACTGCCTGGAG attatatccaacactgaGGTGTGGGACCTGCGCACTTTCCATCTGCTGCAGACGGTGCCAGTTCTGGATCAACGCAATTGCACGTTCTCGCCAATGCATGTGATTTATGGGGCCAGCCTGGGAACGGACAGGGACCACGACATGGACACCACCACCTATGATACGAGCTTCAATGTGCTTGACGCCTACGACTACTCGAGTATAGCCACCATCGACGTGAAGCGGAACATCAATGACCTGAGCGTCAGTGCGAACGGGAGTCTGATTGCCGTGGTCGAGGATTACAGTGGCTACGAATCGAAGCAGGAGACTTATGTGAAGATCTATGCGGTTGGCGTGAAAAAGAGCGAGCGATCGGAAGAG GAAGATGATGAGGAGGTGCCCGAATCTGATGAGGACGGCTCCGATACGGGTTCCGAAAACA GTCCGAATTTTCTGCAATTTCCGATGCTTCGCAATTTTAACTCTTCGAGCAACGATGATGACGGGGATGATATGGATAATGACGGATATGATATAGTCGATCTTCTCGACtctgatgacgatgatgaggaggacgatgatggcgatggcgatggtgaCGGTGATGACGATATCGATATGGAGCTCTTATCCGATGCCGGTCTCGATGTCGCCTTCGACGACGGCAGCAGTGATG ATTGA